Proteins from a single region of Catenulispora acidiphila DSM 44928:
- a CDS encoding L,D-transpeptidase, whose translation MAHHLGQGVTAGGRWRRAVQWTAAAAAVGLLAGACGGSSGGKSSAVAPVGDGQTASSSSSSSGGAAGGVASSAPSSAALPIALSASPADGAKGVDPGKGIQINAANGKLEAVTATDASGKVVSGVLASDGSSWASTGTLAISSTYTVVAKAQDASGAEKSTTSKFTTLTPQKRLGLDHYVPNDGTTVGVGQPVAVFFTNPPNEKERAAVEKAMTVTTTPHVDGAWNWRGATEADWRPANYWQPGTKVQVHLGLNGVKAGEVTYGSFTKDFSFTIGDSVVSTVDLMKDKMTVTKNGKVVRTIPVSAGEVPKHPTWSGKMVVLEKDATLQMTSSSVNFTDASDFYDLKVQSAVKITNSGTFLHAAPWNDGKFGRVNGSHGCIGMSLSDAAWFFGTVQIGDVVDVLPSANTKPNVTNNPDPGFDDWNLSWSQWLKGSAAGVQGA comes from the coding sequence GTGGCACACCACCTCGGGCAGGGTGTTACCGCGGGCGGGCGGTGGCGGCGGGCTGTGCAGTGGACGGCGGCTGCGGCGGCCGTGGGGCTGCTGGCGGGCGCTTGTGGGGGGTCGTCGGGTGGGAAGAGTTCGGCGGTGGCGCCGGTGGGGGATGGGCAGACTGCGTCGTCCTCTTCGTCCTCGTCCGGGGGTGCTGCTGGCGGGGTTGCCTCGTCGGCGCCGTCCTCCGCCGCGCTGCCGATAGCGCTGTCGGCGAGTCCTGCGGATGGCGCCAAGGGTGTCGATCCCGGCAAGGGCATCCAGATCAATGCCGCGAACGGCAAGCTGGAGGCTGTCACGGCCACTGACGCTTCCGGCAAGGTGGTCAGCGGCGTTTTGGCCTCTGACGGCTCCTCCTGGGCCTCCACGGGGACGCTGGCGATCTCGAGTACCTACACGGTTGTGGCGAAGGCGCAGGACGCCTCGGGGGCGGAGAAGTCGACCACCTCGAAGTTCACCACCCTGACTCCGCAGAAGCGGCTCGGGCTGGACCATTACGTCCCGAACGATGGGACCACGGTCGGGGTCGGGCAGCCGGTGGCGGTCTTCTTCACCAACCCGCCGAACGAGAAGGAGCGCGCGGCCGTCGAGAAGGCGATGACGGTCACCACGACGCCGCACGTGGACGGCGCGTGGAACTGGCGCGGGGCGACCGAGGCGGACTGGCGTCCGGCGAACTACTGGCAGCCGGGGACCAAGGTGCAGGTGCACCTGGGGCTGAACGGGGTGAAGGCCGGCGAGGTCACCTACGGCTCGTTCACCAAGGACTTCTCCTTCACCATCGGCGACTCGGTGGTCAGCACCGTGGACCTGATGAAGGACAAGATGACGGTCACCAAGAACGGCAAGGTCGTGCGCACCATCCCGGTCAGCGCGGGCGAGGTCCCGAAGCACCCGACCTGGAGCGGCAAGATGGTCGTGCTGGAGAAGGACGCGACCCTGCAGATGACCTCCTCCTCGGTGAACTTCACCGACGCCTCGGACTTCTACGACCTGAAGGTCCAGTCCGCGGTGAAGATCACCAACTCCGGCACCTTCCTGCACGCCGCGCCCTGGAACGACGGCAAGTTCGGCCGCGTCAACGGCAGCCACGGCTGCATCGGTATGAGCCTGAGCGACGCCGCGTGGTTCTTCGGCACGGTGCAGATCGGCGACGTGGTGGACGTGCTGCCCTCGGCGAACACCAAGCCGAACGTCACCAACAACCCCGACCCCGGCTTCGACGACTGGAACCTGAGCTGGAGCCAGTGGTTGAAGGGCTCGGCGGCGGGAGTGCAGGGAGCTTAG
- a CDS encoding Uma2 family endonuclease: MNDEAPPSPPAAELEASPELWSAFALVEWAGLLDGVTFEMWKHIPEEVCRDHELDNGRLIRRQSGSPGHQYLSLQLAMALQTAAKRAVQEGAFPCLKVAQDLDTRLWEVPKSTVRRPDVLVHRCLEESDEDLWATHVVLAVEIVSPTSRATDTGQDNPDAGFESKMTQYARAGIKHYWIVRLKADDSAVESIEEWRLAERLGRYTLVAVWSAGVSRDAVSTEYPFGIEISWSDLAF, translated from the coding sequence ATGAACGATGAAGCACCGCCTTCTCCACCGGCCGCCGAGCTGGAGGCGTCGCCGGAGCTCTGGTCCGCGTTTGCTCTGGTGGAGTGGGCCGGTCTGCTCGACGGTGTCACTTTTGAGATGTGGAAACACATCCCCGAAGAGGTCTGCCGGGACCACGAGCTCGACAACGGCCGCCTGATCCGCCGCCAGTCGGGCAGCCCCGGCCACCAGTACTTGTCGCTCCAATTGGCGATGGCGCTTCAGACAGCGGCCAAACGAGCGGTTCAGGAGGGCGCTTTTCCCTGCCTGAAAGTGGCTCAGGATCTCGACACCCGGCTGTGGGAGGTCCCGAAGTCGACGGTCCGCAGACCTGACGTCCTGGTCCACCGTTGCCTGGAGGAATCCGACGAGGACTTGTGGGCGACGCATGTCGTGCTCGCCGTCGAGATCGTCTCGCCGACCAGCCGCGCGACCGACACCGGGCAGGACAACCCCGATGCCGGCTTCGAATCGAAGATGACCCAGTACGCCCGGGCCGGGATCAAGCACTACTGGATCGTGCGCCTGAAGGCGGATGACTCGGCTGTCGAGTCGATCGAGGAGTGGCGTCTGGCGGAACGGCTCGGCCGCTACACGCTCGTGGCGGTGTGGTCGGCCGGAGTCAGCCGTGACGCGGTGTCCACCGAGTACCCGTTCGGTATCGAGATCAGCTGGTCCGATCTCGCGTTCTGA
- the trpD gene encoding anthranilate phosphoribosyltransferase, producing the protein MTEQRTWPELLSAVLRRDDLSVDDAAWAMDRIMTGEATPSQVAGFAVALRAKGEAVDEIEGFVRSMYTHALLIDVPGATVDIVGTGGDRAHTVNISTMSAIVAAGAGATVVKHGNRASSSSSGAADVLERLGVRLDLPPEAVAQVAKEVGITFCFAPVFHASLRHAGVPRKELAIPTFFNFLGPLTNPARPRASAVGVFDDRMAPIVAGVFARRGVESLVFRGDDGLDEISVATTTTVWTATGGTVIREVFDPRDVGIEYSPISALRGADPEFNATVARRLLAGERGAVRDAVLLSSAAALAALEPSGAPVAQRLGAGLAKAADAIDSGAAERVLAKWVEVSERLIRER; encoded by the coding sequence ATGACCGAGCAGCGCACCTGGCCCGAGCTGTTGTCGGCGGTGCTGCGCCGCGACGACCTCTCGGTCGACGACGCGGCCTGGGCCATGGACCGCATCATGACCGGCGAGGCCACGCCGAGCCAGGTCGCGGGCTTCGCGGTGGCGCTGCGGGCCAAGGGCGAGGCGGTCGACGAGATCGAGGGCTTCGTCCGCTCGATGTACACCCACGCCCTGCTCATCGACGTCCCCGGCGCGACCGTGGACATCGTCGGCACCGGCGGCGACCGCGCGCACACCGTGAACATCTCCACGATGTCCGCCATCGTCGCGGCCGGCGCGGGCGCCACCGTGGTCAAGCACGGCAACCGCGCCTCGTCCTCCTCCTCCGGCGCCGCCGACGTCCTGGAGCGCCTCGGAGTCCGTCTGGATCTGCCGCCCGAGGCGGTCGCCCAGGTCGCGAAGGAGGTGGGCATCACCTTCTGCTTCGCCCCGGTCTTCCACGCCTCCCTGCGCCACGCGGGTGTCCCCCGCAAGGAACTGGCGATCCCGACCTTCTTCAACTTCCTCGGCCCGCTGACCAACCCGGCCCGCCCGCGCGCCTCAGCCGTCGGCGTCTTCGACGACCGCATGGCGCCGATCGTGGCCGGCGTCTTCGCCCGCCGCGGCGTGGAGTCCCTGGTCTTCCGCGGCGACGACGGCCTCGACGAGATCTCGGTGGCGACCACCACCACGGTCTGGACCGCGACCGGCGGCACCGTGATCCGCGAGGTCTTCGACCCCCGCGACGTAGGCATTGAGTACTCCCCCATCAGCGCCCTGCGCGGCGCCGACCCGGAGTTCAACGCCACCGTCGCCCGCCGCCTGCTGGCCGGCGAACGCGGCGCGGTGCGCGACGCGGTCCTGCTGTCCTCAGCCGCGGCACTCGCGGCACTGGAGCCGTCCGGCGCACCGGTGGCACAGCGGCTCGGCGCCGGGCTGGCGAAAGCCGCCGACGCGATCGATTCGGGCGCGGCGGAGCGGGTGCTGGCGAAGTGGGTCGAGGTCTCGGAGCGGTTGATCCGGGAGCGGTAG
- a CDS encoding DNA-binding transcriptional response regulator — MNAPNTGQQGVHASAGEQAVKVLIYSDDSTTREKVVLALGRRVAADLPPIKTHEFATPLAVVNAVDAGGFDILILDGEATPAGGMGVCRQLKDEIYQCPPVLVLTGRPQDGWLATWSRAEAWTPHPIDPVALADSVAELVRARLAKRVAA; from the coding sequence ATGAACGCTCCTAACACAGGACAACAAGGGGTGCACGCGTCCGCCGGCGAGCAGGCCGTCAAGGTCCTCATCTACAGCGACGACTCCACCACGCGGGAGAAGGTCGTGCTGGCGCTCGGGCGCCGGGTGGCCGCCGACCTGCCGCCGATCAAGACCCACGAGTTCGCCACGCCGCTGGCGGTGGTCAACGCCGTCGACGCCGGCGGCTTCGACATCCTGATCCTGGACGGGGAGGCGACCCCGGCCGGCGGCATGGGCGTCTGCCGCCAGCTCAAGGACGAGATCTACCAGTGCCCGCCGGTGCTGGTGCTCACCGGGCGCCCGCAGGACGGCTGGCTGGCCACCTGGTCCCGGGCCGAGGCGTGGACGCCGCACCCGATCGACCCGGTCGCCCTGGCAGACTCGGTCGCGGAGTTGGTCCGGGCCCGCCTGGCCAAGCGCGTCGCCGCGTAG
- a CDS encoding cytochrome c oxidase assembly protein yields the protein MSHLSPDLFLAGGDDVPPALTVTRILTAWTVDPWLAAVIVAVGGLYLYGVSTLTRRGDKWPIGRTVAFVGGGLGTMVVATMSSLGTYDDTLISVHMIQHMVLSMVTPVFLCLGAPVTLALRTLPVRWRKRLVRLLHSRFARVMSFPLVTGVLFVATPFALYFTGWYQATLEHPYLHEVTHLHFILVGSLWFWPLLGVDPVPNRLAYPFRLLAIFATLPFHAILGLTIMQDNDLLAASYYTSLGRTWGSSPLADQHAAGGILWGSGDLVGFFVFLALGIQWAQQSKREAEREDRRLDRLEAEEARRVSSVT from the coding sequence GTGAGTCACCTCTCCCCCGACCTGTTCCTCGCCGGCGGCGACGACGTCCCGCCGGCCCTGACCGTCACCCGGATCCTCACCGCTTGGACGGTGGATCCGTGGCTGGCGGCCGTCATCGTCGCGGTCGGCGGGCTGTACCTCTATGGGGTGTCCACTCTCACCCGTCGGGGTGACAAGTGGCCGATCGGGCGGACCGTGGCGTTCGTCGGCGGCGGACTCGGGACGATGGTCGTCGCGACCATGTCCAGCCTGGGGACCTACGACGACACGCTGATCAGCGTCCACATGATCCAGCACATGGTCCTGTCCATGGTGACCCCGGTGTTCCTGTGTCTGGGCGCCCCGGTGACGCTGGCGCTGCGGACGCTGCCGGTGCGCTGGCGCAAGCGCCTGGTGCGGCTGCTGCACTCGCGGTTCGCTCGGGTGATGTCCTTCCCGCTGGTGACCGGGGTGCTGTTCGTGGCCACGCCGTTCGCCCTGTACTTCACCGGCTGGTACCAGGCCACGCTGGAGCACCCCTACCTGCATGAGGTCACACACCTGCACTTCATCCTGGTCGGCTCGCTGTGGTTCTGGCCGCTGCTGGGCGTGGACCCGGTGCCGAACCGGCTGGCGTACCCGTTCCGGCTGCTGGCGATCTTCGCCACGCTGCCGTTCCACGCCATCCTCGGGCTGACGATCATGCAGGACAACGATCTGCTCGCGGCTTCGTACTACACCAGTCTCGGCCGCACTTGGGGCTCCTCGCCGCTGGCCGACCAGCACGCCGCCGGCGGCATCCTGTGGGGCTCGGGTGACCTGGTGGGATTCTTTGTGTTCCTGGCGCTGGGCATCCAGTGGGCCCAGCAGTCCAAGCGCGAGGCCGAGCGGGAAGATCGAAGGCTCGACCGTCTGGAAGCCGAGGAAGCACGCCGAGTAAGCTCCGTCACATGA
- the ctaE gene encoding aa3-type cytochrome oxidase subunit III produces the protein MAAVATATATTQAGQAHRLPNRPNLVSVGTIVWLSSELMFFAALFAMYFTIRSVHGSQYFVQQAKHLNMWLAGPNTTILVLSSVTCQMGVFAAERGDVRRLRFWFMITFVMGSIFVAGQVWEYSALVKENLSIGANAWTSVFYLTTGFHGMHVTGGLLAFLLVLGRTYLAKRFTHDQATSAIVVSYYWHFVDVVWLGLFFVIYIMK, from the coding sequence ATGGCGGCCGTGGCGACAGCAACTGCAACTACTCAAGCGGGGCAGGCCCACCGCCTGCCCAACCGGCCGAACCTGGTCAGCGTCGGAACGATCGTCTGGCTGAGCTCGGAACTGATGTTCTTCGCGGCGCTGTTCGCGATGTACTTCACGATCCGCTCAGTGCACGGGTCGCAGTACTTCGTGCAGCAGGCCAAGCACCTCAACATGTGGCTCGCCGGACCGAACACCACCATCCTGGTGCTGTCCTCGGTCACCTGCCAGATGGGTGTGTTCGCGGCCGAGCGTGGGGACGTGCGGAGGCTGCGCTTCTGGTTCATGATCACGTTCGTCATGGGCTCGATCTTCGTCGCCGGCCAGGTCTGGGAGTACTCGGCCCTGGTGAAGGAGAACCTCTCCATCGGCGCGAACGCCTGGACGTCCGTGTTCTACCTCACCACCGGGTTCCACGGTATGCACGTCACCGGCGGTCTGCTCGCGTTCCTGCTGGTGCTGGGCCGGACCTACCTGGCCAAACGATTCACCCATGATCAGGCCACCTCCGCGATCGTCGTGTCCTACTACTGGCACTTCGTCGACGTGGTGTGGCTCGGCCTGTTCTTCGTCATCTACATCATGAAGTAG
- the qcrC gene encoding cytochrome bc1 complex diheme cytochrome c subunit, whose protein sequence is MNTLSARRRHPLAAFVVLFFALAFIGAAYATLGSSTANASAASGVTQDQLTAGQKLFQSSCSSCHNMNGQGVQGSGPSLIGVGAAAVDFQVGTGRMPAMQIGPQVPSKPPIFSPEQIADMAAYIGSLGAGPDIPDPSLYNADPNNAASVSNGGVLFRTNCSQCHNVAGAGGALTDGKYAPSLRDTSPKHLYEAMLTGPQNMPVFNDNVMSPQDKKDIIAYLLQTRTGANPGGLDLGSIGPVSEGLFVWTIVLGLLIVFACWIGAHTTKASRARVAHFEATTGKDATDND, encoded by the coding sequence GTGAACACGCTTTCGGCACGACGGCGCCATCCGCTGGCCGCGTTCGTCGTCCTCTTCTTCGCGCTGGCCTTCATCGGCGCGGCCTACGCCACCCTGGGCTCTTCCACGGCGAACGCATCGGCCGCTTCCGGTGTCACGCAGGACCAGCTCACCGCAGGCCAGAAACTCTTCCAGTCCTCGTGCTCGTCCTGCCACAACATGAACGGCCAGGGCGTGCAGGGCTCGGGTCCCTCGCTGATCGGAGTCGGTGCCGCCGCCGTCGACTTCCAGGTCGGCACCGGACGCATGCCCGCGATGCAGATCGGACCGCAGGTCCCCAGCAAGCCGCCGATCTTCTCCCCGGAGCAGATCGCCGACATGGCCGCCTACATCGGCTCCCTCGGCGCCGGTCCGGACATCCCGGACCCCTCGCTGTACAACGCCGACCCGAACAACGCCGCGAGCGTCTCCAACGGCGGAGTGCTGTTCCGGACGAACTGCTCGCAGTGCCACAACGTGGCCGGCGCCGGCGGTGCCCTGACCGACGGCAAGTACGCGCCGTCGCTGCGGGACACCTCGCCCAAGCACCTGTACGAGGCCATGCTCACCGGCCCGCAGAACATGCCGGTCTTCAACGACAACGTGATGTCCCCGCAGGACAAGAAGGACATCATCGCCTACCTCCTGCAGACCCGCACCGGTGCCAACCCCGGCGGTCTGGACCTGGGCTCCATCGGCCCGGTCTCGGAAGGGCTGTTCGTCTGGACGATCGTGCTGGGCCTGCTGATCGTGTTCGCCTGCTGGATCGGCGCGCACACCACCAAGGCCTCCCGCGCCCGCGTCGCCCACTTCGAGGCGACCACGGGGAAGGACGCCACCGACAATGACTGA
- the qcrA gene encoding cytochrome bc1 complex Rieske iron-sulfur subunit → MTDRDMETDHLPENTGGAGHGTLTKEAVAENPFQDPGLPAYRPRVTDIDARAAKRAERQVALLFLIAIVGLIGSMVCYTFIPNTRVHRFTGLGTVNMNNLALGLCLGFAFLALGGGAIHWARTLMTDVDLVQERHPMKSDPESTAFAVSEFKQGVADSGFTKYPLIRRSLLTAMLVLPLPAVWLLRDLGPMPKDSLRHTLWAPGQKLVNPNTGQPLKVSDVTVGTLALANPAALADDPENRIDNLAKAAVLVVRLPQDALKGSDAQKKKQWDWSVDGVMAFSKICTHVGCPVALYEQQTHHMLCPCHQSTFDLSDDGKVIFGPAARSLPQLHITADADGNLVAVSDFQEPVGPSFWERG, encoded by the coding sequence ATGACTGATCGGGACATGGAAACGGACCACCTGCCTGAGAACACCGGTGGGGCGGGCCACGGCACCCTGACCAAGGAAGCCGTGGCGGAGAACCCCTTCCAGGACCCCGGCCTGCCGGCTTACCGGCCCCGGGTCACCGACATCGACGCCCGGGCCGCCAAGCGCGCCGAGCGCCAGGTCGCGCTGCTGTTCCTGATCGCGATCGTGGGCCTGATCGGCTCGATGGTCTGCTACACCTTCATCCCCAACACCCGGGTGCACCGGTTCACGGGCCTGGGCACCGTGAACATGAACAACCTGGCGCTGGGCCTGTGCCTGGGCTTCGCGTTCCTGGCTCTCGGGGGCGGGGCCATCCACTGGGCCCGGACCCTGATGACCGACGTGGACCTGGTCCAGGAGCGGCACCCGATGAAGTCGGACCCCGAGTCCACCGCGTTCGCGGTCTCGGAGTTCAAGCAGGGTGTCGCCGACTCCGGCTTCACCAAGTACCCGCTGATCCGCCGCTCGCTGCTCACCGCCATGCTGGTGCTGCCGCTGCCGGCGGTGTGGCTGCTGCGCGACCTGGGTCCGATGCCGAAGGACAGCCTGCGGCACACGCTGTGGGCGCCGGGGCAGAAGCTGGTGAACCCGAACACCGGGCAGCCGCTGAAGGTCTCGGACGTCACGGTCGGCACGCTGGCCCTGGCCAACCCGGCCGCCCTGGCCGACGACCCGGAGAACCGGATCGACAACCTGGCCAAGGCCGCGGTGCTGGTCGTCCGGCTGCCGCAGGACGCCCTGAAGGGCTCCGACGCGCAGAAGAAGAAGCAGTGGGACTGGTCGGTGGACGGCGTCATGGCGTTCTCCAAGATCTGCACCCACGTCGGCTGCCCGGTGGCGCTGTACGAACAGCAGACGCACCACATGCTGTGCCCGTGCCACCAGTCGACCTTCGACCTGTCCGACGACGGCAAGGTCATCTTCGGCCCGGCCGCGCGGTCGCTGCCGCAGCTGCACATCACAGCCGACGCCGACGGCAACCTGGTCGCCGTGAGCGACTTCCAGGAGCCGGTCGGCCCGAGCTTCTGGGAGCGCGGATGA
- the qcrB gene encoding cytochrome bc1 complex cytochrome b subunit, whose protein sequence is MSTTNAPATGAAAEDVKTDPVTNWADERLGLLRGSKGLIRKVFPDHWSFLLGEIALFSFILILLSGVFLTLWFNPSMGEVQYNGSYRPLDGVSMSEAFASTLKISFDVRAGLLMRQVHHWAALIFLMAIMVHMLRIFFTGAFRKPREINWLIGFTLMVLGLLEGFAGYSLPDDLLSGTGLRIASGVILSIPIVGTYVSYFLFGGDFPGHDFIPRLFTIHVLLIPALIVGLVTAHLILVFVQKHTQWAGPGKTNENVVGLPLLPVYTAKAGGFMFVIFGVVFLLAGLVQINPIWAYGPYTPDQISAGSQPDWYIGFLEGSLRMMPNWEWNIWGHTLSFNVLIPSLVVPGILFTALAVWPFLEQWITGDKREHHLLDRPRNRPTRTGLGVAGITFYGVLWLAGGNDLIATHFHLSVEALTWTFRVLVFLGPVIAFWCTKRIALGLQRRDKDKVLHGRETGIIKVSLDGEFTEVHEPLSAGERFRLTAHEVQKPLELGPATDENGVERPGNRALKLRAKASQAMFSDHVETTVEEYKELEAGHGHH, encoded by the coding sequence ATGAGTACCACGAACGCCCCGGCTACCGGGGCAGCGGCCGAGGACGTCAAGACCGACCCGGTCACCAACTGGGCGGACGAGCGGCTCGGGCTCCTGCGAGGTTCGAAGGGCCTGATCCGGAAGGTCTTCCCGGACCACTGGAGCTTCCTGCTCGGCGAGATCGCGCTGTTCTCGTTCATCCTGATCCTGCTCTCCGGCGTGTTCCTGACGCTGTGGTTCAACCCGAGCATGGGCGAGGTCCAGTACAACGGGTCCTACCGCCCGCTCGACGGCGTCTCGATGTCCGAGGCCTTCGCCTCGACGCTGAAGATCAGCTTCGACGTGCGCGCCGGACTGCTGATGCGCCAGGTGCACCACTGGGCGGCCCTGATCTTCCTGATGGCGATCATGGTCCACATGCTGCGCATCTTCTTCACCGGTGCGTTCCGCAAGCCCCGCGAGATCAACTGGCTCATCGGCTTCACGCTGATGGTGCTGGGCCTGCTCGAGGGCTTCGCGGGCTACTCGCTGCCGGACGACCTGCTGTCCGGTACGGGTCTGCGCATCGCCTCCGGCGTCATCCTGTCGATCCCGATCGTCGGGACGTACGTCTCCTACTTCCTGTTCGGCGGCGACTTCCCCGGGCACGACTTCATCCCGCGCCTGTTCACCATCCACGTGCTCCTGATCCCGGCGCTGATCGTCGGCCTGGTGACGGCGCACCTGATCCTGGTGTTCGTCCAGAAGCACACCCAGTGGGCCGGACCGGGCAAGACCAACGAGAACGTGGTCGGCCTGCCGCTGCTGCCGGTGTACACCGCCAAGGCCGGCGGGTTCATGTTCGTGATCTTCGGCGTGGTCTTCCTGCTGGCGGGCCTGGTCCAGATCAACCCGATCTGGGCCTACGGTCCCTACACACCAGACCAGATCAGCGCGGGTTCCCAACCAGACTGGTATATCGGCTTCCTCGAAGGCTCCCTTCGCATGATGCCGAACTGGGAGTGGAACATCTGGGGCCACACGCTGTCCTTCAACGTGCTGATCCCCTCGCTGGTCGTCCCGGGCATCCTGTTCACCGCCCTGGCCGTCTGGCCCTTCCTCGAGCAGTGGATCACCGGCGACAAGCGCGAGCACCACCTGCTGGACCGCCCCCGCAACCGCCCGACCCGCACCGGACTCGGCGTCGCCGGCATCACGTTCTACGGCGTCCTGTGGCTCGCCGGAGGCAACGACCTGATCGCGACCCACTTCCACCTCTCAGTGGAGGCACTGACCTGGACCTTCCGCGTCCTGGTCTTCCTGGGCCCGGTCATCGCCTTCTGGTGCACCAAGCGCATCGCCCTGGGCCTCCAGCGCCGCGACAAGGACAAGGTCCTCCACGGCCGCGAGACCGGCATCATCAAGGTCTCGCTGGACGGAGAGTTCACCGAAGTCCACGAACCCCTGTCAGCCGGCGAACGCTTCCGCCTGACAGCGCACGAAGTCCAAAAGCCCCTCGAACTCGGCCCCGCCACGGACGAGAACGGCGTGGAGCGCCCGGGCAACCGAGCCCTCAAGCTGCGCGCCAAGGCCTCCCAGGCCATGTTCTCCGACCACGTCGAGACCACGGTCGAGGAGTACAAGGAGCTCGAAGCCGGACACGGTCACCACTAG